One genomic window of Plasmodium coatneyi strain Hackeri chromosome 12, complete sequence includes the following:
- a CDS encoding CYIR protein — protein sequence MAGEGAVTEDDNSGKLPAEKIYNKFDNKSAKCRIPGTTLTTYGESLKKELSGYENIKSYVEDIVRVWCIVSEIRENDSLYNERCGFLYFWLGNKLFSEGLDTTNFKGDMNKIYTLLASWFSGEDCKNEYRINSKHDFNQRKTIFDYWYNYPTIQKYIHDNHFDCPNKYATYLNEVAKDYSDVSSSCSRQRDDEYCKQINDVLTDNNSPTTLKFECESINEKDFKLIEENKSHVDEKRRERTNAFFYRQFNQGSGLNSCADLSGIDKIFEDHDNLAAEKAEIQSAWCEMAKKKGAEGDDDVSFCKYCNFLYFWIGDELWGKLISQREDSDTFNKIMSLVCAKLMELCNNSGGCKMACWGTDSQIDRTNFHRKKEEYTNTQEQQTQSRTRAHPERPPDTDHLEDESGDEIGEEEGSPELVGSFSGCSPGGVPLRGQAASCPLPPDLSDSSAEMGTSRGDTTSGYGTTITPAAVSSSAAALIGLPTIIFLLYKKINKKIYRENRLYNYTPFLSRIKNSSGKGNRNRSSNRSNRKKRSTIRNDFEIFTDSSTEYSGEVSTVVYNMPPLRIIITYGFKYITTVTIEYKEGELWFRDKGKVGSGLREGGE from the exons atggCAGGAGAAGGAGCAGTAACTGAG GATGATAATTCGGGTAAACTAcctgcagaaaaaatatacaataaaTTTGATAATAAAAGTGCTAAGTGCAGGATACCAGGTACTACGCTAACAACATACGGAGAAAGCTTGAAGAAGGAGTTGTCAGGgtatgaaaatattaaaagttATGTGGAGGACATTGTTAGAGTGTGGTGCATCGTATCTGAAATACGTGAGAACGACTCGCTCTATAATGAACGTTGTGGTTTTCTATACTTTTGGTTAgggaataaattatttagtGAAGGATTGGATACAACTAATTTTAAGGGTGacatgaataaaatatacacattacTGGCATCGTGGTTCTCTGGGGAAGactgtaaaaatgaataccgCATCAACAGCAAACATGATTTCAATCAACGAAAAACTATCTTTGATTATTGGTACAACTACCCAACTATACAAAAATACATCCATGACAATCACTTCGATTGTCCAAACAAATATGCAACCTACTTGAATGAAGTTGCTAAGGACTACAGTGACGTAAGTTCATCCTGCTCCAGACAGAGGGATGATGAATACTGCAAACAAATTAACGACGTACTTACTGATAATAACAGTCCAACGACTTTAAAGTTTGAATGTGAATccataaatgaaaaagacTTTAAGCTAATAGAAGAGAATAAATCTCAC GTAGAcgagaaaagaagagaacgGACAAATGCCTTCTTTTATCGTCAATTTAATCAGGGCTCAGGTTTAAATTCCTGTGCAGATCTTTCCGGAATAGATAAAATATTCGAGGATCATGATAATCTTGCGGCTGAGAAAGCAGAAATCCAAAGTGCATGGTGTGAAATGgccaaaaagaagggggcaGAAGGGGACGACGATGTTTCCTTCTGTAAGTATTGCAACTTCCTCTACTTTTGGATTGGTGACGAATTATGGGGCAAACTAATAAGTCAAAGAGAGGACAGTGATACgtttaataaaattatgagTCTTGTTTGCGCTAAATTAATGGAATTATGTAATAATTCTGGCGGTTGTAAAATGGCATGTTGGGGTACTGATTCTCAAATTGATAGAACCAACTTCCAccgaaagaaagaagaatacaCAAACACTCAAGAACAGCAGACTCAGAGTAGGACACGTGCACATCCAGAACGTCCTCCGGACACAGACCATTTAGAAGATGAATCAGGGGACGAAataggggaagaagaggggAGCCCTGAACTGGTTGGATCATTTTCAGGGTGTTCACCAGGAGGGGTCCCCCTTCGAGGACAGGCCGCCTCATGTCCGCTCCCTCCAGATTTGAGCGACTCCTCTGCGGAAATGGGCACTTCCAGGGGTGATACCACCTCCGGATATGGTACCACCATCacccctgctgctgtgtcctCCAGCGCAGCTGCATTAATAGGATTGCCCACAATCATATTCCTTCTGTACAAG aaaataaataaaaaaatatatagagaaAATAGACTATACAAT tacaCACCATTCCTTTCTCGGATAAAAAACTCCTCTGGAAAAGGCAACAGAAACAGAAGCAGTAATAGaagtaacagaaaaaaaagatccaccATCAGGAATGATTTCGAGATATTCACAGATTCttctacagaatattcagGGGAAGTTTCGACAGTAG TATACAATATGCCCCCCCTGAGAATTATAATAACCTACGGTTTTAAGTACATTACCACAGTAACCATAGAatataaagaaggagaatTGTGGTTCAGGGATAAGGGTAAAGTGGGTTCCGGGTTAAGGGAAGGCGGAGAATAA
- a CDS encoding Variable surface protein Vir7-like protein translates to MAPGEAEATLSVQDLNKLPSYKDFYKKFNEGCSGCVRGSMGTIEGTLEQCHNIGELKDKIINACCCMYQIEDSGSTQYMKKCNFLYYWITDILIKEVDSSSFTSTLRTVIGALEKFLSEHECQILNPKNINKKSIKEEKIVYDFWHNRNPIQTLIKGSGSDCDKKYGNYLKEIESAYSEIYKICEKDTSGPYCIEFNSKCKQYGPTGQLDLKCPSAQQEGNLAHQGGLGSHSGKVPPEQDTITAEHSQSTDDTAPPEGSAVPTAAVSGGALVAIGLATMAFLLYKVYNYHL, encoded by the exons ATGGCACCAGGAGAGGCGGAAGCAACACTATCG GTGCAAGATTTGAACAAATTACCTTCCTATAAAGATTTCTATAAGAAGTTCAATGAAGGCTGCAGTGGTTGCGTTAGAGGATCCATGGGAACCATAGAGGGAACATTAGAACAGTGTCATAATATTGGAGAACTCAAAGATAAGATTATAAATGCCTGCTGCTGTATGTACCAAATAGAGGACAGCGGGAGTACACAATATATGAAGAAGTgcaatttcctttattattggaTTACTGATATATTAATTAAGGAAGTTGACAGTTCTTCATTCACGTCAACACTTCGGACAGTCATCGGGGCACTGGAGAAATTTCTTAGTGAACACGAATGCCAAATTCTGAACCCCAAGAATATTAATAAGAAAAGTatcaaagaagaaaaaatagtatATGATTTCTGGCATAACCGTAATCCTATACAAACACTGATAAAGGGCAGTGGGTCCGATTGTGATAAGAAATATGGGAACTATCTGAAAGAAATTGAATCAGCCTACagtgaaatatataaaatctGTGAAAAGGATACTAGTGGTCCATACTGTATCGAATTCAACAGTAAGTGTAAGCAGTATGGTCCTACAGGACAATTGGATTTAAAATGTCCATCAGCGCAGCAAGAAGGAAATTTAGCACACCAGGGGGGTTTAGGTTCACATTCAGGAAAAGTACCCCCTGAGCAGGATACTATAACTGCAGAACACTCACAGTCCACGGACGATACAGCCCCTCCCGAAGGTAGTGCTGTTCCcactgctgctgtgtctggtggcgCATTAGTTGCAATAGGATTAGCAACAATGGCATTCCtactatataaggtatacaACTACCATTTATAG
- a CDS encoding KIR-like protein — MSGSEDLLKSLPSWTHYYEKFEKSPPGCTDTNKCNTERDSYGLLNRGLGNEHVQAGNTLAYIYETYGGGQHRKPAECEALHFFFYWLGDKLPESAKNVAFQAMISTICSAINSPSEKQACGIPRDDQSVDKDLFLHRKIIFDFWYDHPTIQVLLENSGSEGLEKCEKYIQRVKAAHSAVAINCATETTRSYCTTFWKDHQEKINLALAQLQSKFDSAQQRIQRKAITASNQLNDAIHQANKASSLSSAFGTLAALELPALAYFLYKVKNYNYSSEI; from the exons ATGTCAGGATcg GAGGATCTGTTAAAAAGTTTACCTTCATGGACCCACTACTATGAGAAATTCGAAAAGAGCCCCCCAGGATGTACAGATACAAATAAATGCAACACGGAAAGAGATAGTTATGGATTACTTAATAGGGGTCTAGGGAACGAGCACGTTCAAGCTGGGAATACACTGGCCTATATATACGAAACATACGGAGGAGGTCAACATAGGAAACCAGCCGAATGTGAAGCGCtgcacttcttcttttattggTTGGGTGACAAATTACCTGAGAGTGCAAAAAATGTTGCCTTTCAAGCTATGATAAGTACTATTTGCAGCGCAATAAATAGTCCTTCTGAGAAACAAGCATGTGGAATTCCCCGTGATGATCAATCAGTTGACAAGGACCTCTTCCTGCATAGAAAAATCATATTCGATTTCTGGTATGACCATCCTACTATACAGGTGCTTCTAGAAAATAGTGGATCCGAAGGACTTGAGAAATGTGAAAAGTACATACAGCGCGTAAAAGCAGCACATTCCGCTGTGGCTATAAACTGTGCGACGGAAACTACTCGTAGTTACTGCACCACATTTTGGAAAGACCatcaggaaaaaattaacctgGCACTAGCACAACTGCAATCTAAATTTGATTCTGCACAGCAAAGAATACAACGCAAAGCAATAACAGCATCCAACCAGTTAAACGATGCTATCCATCAAGCAAACaaagcttcttctctttcttctgcttttggtaccttagcagcattagaattaccagcattggcatattttctatataaggtaaaaaattacaattacagttccgaaatataa
- a CDS encoding CDK-related protein kinase 6: protein MIPRDISNFEFLCVIGKGTYGIVYKALDKDENQLVAIKKIINLCDENYGISKSILRELTILQKIRHKNIINLKYVFYGRDVEEKLKGENLENSCLYLVFEYCDIDLLNLMKKYNMDIREAKYVIFELLLATSYLHGKNYLHRDIKPENIFINSCGEIKLGDLGLSVERTENMTPTVVTRWYRSPEILLQSKNYDHKVDIWSLGCLFVELITGRPLFPGKNDESQLDLIYLVLGDKSKLSVGDEDRHRMFPYFEKNELKNIIRDEVTADLISKMLIYDPAYRISSKEALKHPCFNDIAQIKPSSIL from the exons ATGATCCCCAGAGACATTTCCAACTTTGAGTTTTTGTGTGTAATAGGAAAGGGCACCTATG GCATCGTTTACAAGGCGCTCGACAAGGACGAAAACCAACTTGtagccataaaaaaaataattaactTGTGCGATGAAAACTATGGCATAAGCAAAAGCATCCTGCGTGAGTTAACCATCCTTCAGAAAATTCGgcacaaaaatattataa ACCTGAAGTACGTTTTTTATGGAAGAGATGTAGAGGAAAAActcaaaggagaaaatttagAGAACTCCTGTTTATACCTA GTATTCGAGTACTGCGACATCGACCTGCTCAATTTAATGAAGAAGTACAACATGGACATCCGGGAAGCCAAGTACGTAATTTTTGAGCTTCTCCTGGCGACCTCCTACTTGCATGGAAAGAACTACCTACACAGGGACATAAAACCGgaaaacatatttataaacTCCTGTGGGGAAATTAAGTTGGGGGACTTGGGACTGTCTGTTGAAAGAACTGAAAATATGACTCCCACTGTGGTGACCCGCTGGTACAGATCGCCGGAAATTTTACTTCAGTCGAAGAATTACGACCACAAGGTGGACATATGGAGCTTGGGTTGTCTTTTCGTGGAGTTGATAACGGGCAG GCCATTATTCCCCGGGAAGAATGACGAATCACAG CTGGATCTGATTTATTTGGTTCTTGGCGATAAGAGCAAATTGTCCGTTGGGGACGAAGACCGGCATAGGATGTTTCCCTATTTTGAG AAGAATGAACTAAAAAACATAATTCGAGACGAAGTCACCGCCGACTTAATTTCTAAAATGCTGATTTATGACCCGGCCTACCGCATATCTTCAAAAGAAG CCCTAAAGCACCCCTGCTTTAACGACATTGCACAGATAAAGCCTTCTAGCATTCTTTAA
- a CDS encoding 1-deoxy-D-xylulose 5-phosphate synthase, with the protein MIMGTSALLFLFALMITSMYVTVNVTSGKCEVSKNVKYLKQLNKITTKRHYLCKIFKDSFPCFLGVSGYDPNGSTGKLLKRTSVQCNQLKIENEIYPRGKHSDEVQAKRAGQERNSPPYDHQRVHSLEGATKWFMHDGHRYSVNANKSRRGGSWTHAHTPKRPNAFFINYANLKQLNKYGLRKGDAFITGKSTFLHTFEGNPLRDYSTNATLGKKLFSVTNVDTHTGKSPQLITGANKKSNDGRNPPNLDAIFDQINSYLDIKKYKDTYGEEIYNQIVKLYVHRDVPENYEQLFFNKPTEKSVALDVDKYDEDQFEKLIREEFQRNGVHIENINKEYYKKENIKKVLKILNYLPLLNLINNPSDLKKLKKEYLPVLAHELRMFLFFMVNLTGGHFSAGLSLLEVQLMLLYLFDQPHDDVIYDIGHQTYVHKILTGRKFLFLSLRQKEGLCGFLNTFESTYDKFGAGHSSTALSAIQGFYEADWQVCQNRRTAQSEGKEAHPFEETKNIFFIQPGEGNTIHANHPNTGGTTQQSAYPGRNNSADHLNKMHIAIIGDGGLTGGMALEALNYISFLNSKVLIIYNDNGQVSLPTNAPSISGHRPIGSISDHLRSFIESKSGKGDNQNYSDKEKNNFFENLNYDYVQIQNGNNTEALFNALSSFKKGSMNRSTVLHVCTSKTSEFINKRAPITVMHSIKKNEIFPFNVNTLISDRGEVKSPGSSTHNQNDKTHSNKSNTGTVQQEMFSKKTFTDVYTEEMLKYLERDKNIVFISPAMLGGSGLVKISEKYPNNVYDVGIAEQHAATFATAMAMNKNLKVHLCIYSTFMQRAYDQIIHDLNLQKVPLKVIIGRSGLVGEDGATHQGLYDLTILGALNNACVISPSNQVDLKKALKFCYDDVNRSVFIRLPRINTFTEEYLQRYFRIGVQTEVGENVGRTDQLDREDPRNDDLQTFFGKARVIKMSPEEKKTSEGGKRKVAIFNMGSMLFNVLNAIEEIEKDPLFSRKFSFSIIDMIFLNPMDKKIIDYVIEENKHDIHITYEDNTVGGFSTHFNNYLIEKNYISRHQLSVHNIYLPNDPIEHATYVQQYADVKMDSSSLVKRVKSFLQRQLSN; encoded by the coding sequence ATGATAATGGGAACGTCCGCTCTCCTGTTTTTGTTCGCACTGATGATCACCTCCATGTATGTCACGGTAAACGTCACCAGCGGAAAATGCGAAGTAAGTAAAAACGTCAAGTACCTGAAGCAGTTAAACAAGATTACCACGAAAAGGCATTAtttgtgtaaaatttttaaggacAGCTTTCCCTGCTTTCTTGGCGTCTCTGGGTATGACCCAAATGGTAGTACTGGCAAACTGCTCAAGCGTACTTCTGTACAGTGTAATCagttaaaaatagaaaatgaaATTTACCCCAGGGGGAAGCATTCCGACGAGGTGCAAGCAAAAAGAGCAGGACAGGAGAGGAACAGCCCCCCGTATGATCACCAACGCGTACATAGCCTTGAGGGAGCTACAAAATGGTTCATGCATGATGGACACCGCTACTCCGTTAACGCAAATAAAAGTAGACGTGGTGGAAGCTGGACACACGCACACACTCCTAAACGACCAAATGCGTTCTTCATAAATTACGCCAATTTGAAGCAATTGAATAAGTATGGCCTGAGGAAAGGGGACGCTTTTATCACCGGGAAGTCGACCTTCTTACACACCTTTGAAGGTAACCCACTGCGGGACTACTCCACCAATGCCACTCTAGGGAAGAAGCTATTCAGCGTAACGAACGTGGACACCCATACGGGGAAATCGCCACAACTCATCACAGgtgcgaataaaaaaagcaatgATGGCAGGAACCCCCCTAATTTGGATGCCATCTTTGACCAAATAAACAGCTACCTggatattaaaaaatacaaagatACATATGGGGAGGAAATTTATAACCAGATAGTTAAATTATACGTACATAGGGATGTGCCCGAAAATTACGAACAGTTGTTCTTCAACAAACCGACGGAGAAGAGCGTCGCTTTGGACGTGGACAAATATGATGAAGaccaatttgaaaaactAATCCGAGAGGAGTTCCAAAGAAATGGAGTCCACATAGAAAACATTAATAAAGAATactacaaaaaggaaaacatcaAAAAAGTTCTCAAGATCCTAAATTATTTACCTCTACTAAATTTAATAAACAATCCAAgtgatttgaaaaaattgaagaaggaGTACCTACCTGTGTTGGCTCACGAATTAAGgatgtttcttttcttcatggTTAACCTAACGGGTGGTCATTTTTCCGCTGGGCTGAGCTTGCTAGAGGTGCAGCTGATGTTACTGTACCTGTTTGATCAGCCCCATGATGATGTGATATACGATATAGGCCATCAGACCTACGTGCATAAAATACTCACCGGGAGAAAGTTCCTATTTTTGTCGCTAAGACAGAAGGAGGGATTATGTGGCTTTTTAAACACTTTTGAAAGTACTTACGATAAGTTTGGTGCAGGCCATAGCTCCACTGCGCTCAGTGCAATACAGGGGTTTTATGAAGCCGACTGGCAGGTATGTCAGAACAGAAGGACCGCTCAAtcggaagggaaagaagcacACCCGtttgaagaaacaaaaaatatctTTTTTATCCAACCTGGTGAAGGGAACACCATTCATGCAAATCATCCTAATACAGGAGGGACCACACAACAGAGTGCCTACCCTGGGCGAAATAACTCAGCTGATCATTTGAACAAAATGCATATCGCCATAATTGGGGACGGTGGCCTAACAGGTGGTATGGCACTGGAAGCGCTAaattatatttcctttttaaattccaAAGTACTAATTATTTATAACGACAATGGGCAGGTGTCGCTCCCCACTAATGCACCCAGCATCTCGGGGCATCGACCAATCGGTTCCATCTCTGACCACCTGCGCAGCTTTATCGAAagcaaaagtggaaaaggagACAACCAAAATTACAGtgataaggaaaagaacaacttttttgaaaatttgaacTACGACTATGTGCAAATCCAAAACGGAAACAACACAGAAGCCCTTTTCAACGCTCTGTCGtcctttaaaaagggaagtatgAACAGATCCACTGTATTGCATGTCTGCACGAGCAAGACCAGTGAGTTTATAAACAAAAGGGCACCGATAACTGTGATGCATTCTATTAAGAAGAACGAAATATTTCCCTTCAATGTGAATACGCTGATCTCCGATAGGGGGGAAGTTAAGTCACCGGGATCCAGCACCCACAATCAGAATGATAAAACGCACAGTAATAAAAGCAATACTGGGACAGTACAACAAGAGATGTTCTCCAAGAAAACCTTCACAGATGTGTACACAGAAGAAATGCTAAAATATTTAGAGCGAGATAAAAATATCGTCTTCATTTCCCCAGCCATGTTGGGGGGGTCCGGATTAGTAAAGATCAGCGAGAAGTACCCCAACAATGTGTACGACGTGGGGATCGCAGAGCAGCACGCAGCAACCTTCGCAACAGCCATGGCCATGAATAAAAACCTAAAAGTTCACCTGTGCATTTATTCTACATTTATGCAAAGAGCATATGATCAAATAATACATGACTTGAATTTGCAGAAGGTCCCGTTAAAGGTTATTATCGGTAGGAGTGGCTTAGTCGGGGAAGATGGAGCTACCCACCAAGGACTCTACGACCTTACTATTTTGGGTGCCTTGAACAACGCGTGTGTTATATCTCCCAGCAACCAAGTGGACTTGAAGAAGGCGCTCAAATTTTGCTACGACGATGTGAACCGTTCTGTGTTTATTCGCCTCCCCAGGATTAACACCTTCACGGAGGAGTACCTGCAGAGATATTTCCGCATCGGGGTGCAAACTGAGGTCGGTGAAAACGTAGGGCGAACCGACCAACTGGATCGGGAAGATCCCCGCAACGACGACCTGCAAACATTCTTCGGAAAGGCACGAGTCATCAAAATGAGcccagaggaaaaaaaaacaagcgaaggggggaagagaaaagtgGCCATTTTTAACATGGGTAGTATGCTATTCAATGTGTTGAACGCCATCGAAGAAATCGAAAAGGATCCTCTTTTCTCTAGGAAATTCTCCTTCTCAATTATAGACATGATTTTCCTAAACCCaatggataaaaaaataatagattACGTTATTGAGGAGAATAAACATGACATCCACATTACCTACGAGGACAACACTGTAGGTGGATTTTCAACCCACTTCAATAACTACCTAAtagagaaaaattacatttcCAGGCACCAGTTGtctgttcataatatttaCCTACCGAATGATCCCATTGAACACGCCACGTATGTGCAGCAATACGCAGATGTAAAAATGGATTCTTCAAGCTTAGTGAAAAGAGTAAAGAGTTTCTTACAAAGACAACTGTCCAATTGA
- a CDS encoding KIR protein yields the protein MAPDDGPSSNLQSKKIYYEFEKGKECSAEAEGTGKFSQVKTGVERLLEGRTHIPKADANKIVKNYCDACGGINRTERGHYYEPCYSFYYWLGTKIKGKEKTANELHDTMQKIYTELSPFKCNNKCSEIYLATSDILLDESKKMFEFGYNYESLKGWSEGKEKPCWPEYNEHWDAAKKAYEKKDVLCGTDQKCKTFMSNYDQYFKDRQQAKELPCNSISKVQEQPDSKDAAAILSGGEEDDEEDDLDYLEDDLLEEGDEEEDPSLDDLPSRKKYKVLNEKADSDNKDDCNSAGWQKIKSYVQDESVEYKIKGAMCYVYDMDDSERKKEGWCDYSYYWVGKILRKEFKDGPSFRQAMKKVKKAMQRSRSDHGCSFKFPTKGRTYFKQSKFLFDYYKDKDVVVAKVKSDQEEDCSNPYYKYLLKAQSAYEYMQPKCEKDNKSEWCKAFKTMYGQCKDPGKTVPECVVANKPEEPCNSGPKPGAEASTLLTTSGTSPGSNSTITAVASSALAVMGTAFITLFLYRVNTVTVEI from the exons atggCGCCAGAc GACGGTCCTTCGAGTAATTTGCAATCAAAGAAGATATATTATGAATtcgaaaaaggcaaagaatGTTCCGCAGAGGCGGAGGGGACGGGGAAATTCAGTCAAGTGAAAACAGGAGTGGAGAGACTGTTGGAAGGACGCACGCACATTCCTAAGGCTGATGCCaataaaattgtgaagaaCTATTGTGACGCATGTGGGGGTATAAACAGAACAGAGAGAGGCCACTACTACGAACCGTGCTATTcgttctattattggttaggtacaaaaataaagggcaaagaaaaaactgcCAATGAACTGCACGATAccatgcaaaaaatttacactgAACTGAGTCCTTTCAAATGTAATAATAAGTGCAGTGAGATATACCTTGCTACCAGCGACATCCTCCTTGacgaaagtaaaaaaatgttcgagTTCGGTTATAACTATGAATCTTTAAAAGGGTGGTCAGAAGGTAAGGAAAAGCCCTGTTGGCCAGAATATAATGAACATTGGGATGCTGCAAAAAAGGCatatgaaaagaaggatgttCTCTGTGGTACTGatcaaaaatgtaaaacatTTATGAGTAATTATGACCAATATTTTAAGGACAGGCAGCAAGCGAAGGAATTGCCATGCAATTCAATAAGCAAAGTACAGGAACAACCAGATTCAAAGGACGCAGCTGCCATCTTATCGGGAGGAGAGGAAGACGACGAGGAAGACGACCTCGACTACCTGGAAGACGATCTCCTGGAGGAAGGCGATGAGGAG gaggaTCCATCTTTGGATGACTTACCCTCAAGGAAAAAGTATAAGGTATTAAATGAGAAGGCCGACAGCGATAATAAGGACGATTGCAACAGTGCAGGgtggcaaaaaataaaaagttatgTTCAGGATGAAAGTGTTGAGTATAAAATTAAGGGGGCCATGTGCTATGTATATGATATGGATGATAGTGAACGTAAGAAAGAAGGATGGTGTGATTACTCTTATTATTGGGTAGGTAAAATTCTACGGAAGGAATTTAAGGATGGTCCATCATTTCGTCAAGCTATgaagaaagttaaaaaagcaATGCAGAGGAGTAGAAGTGATCATGGGTGCTCTTTCAAGTTTCCAACAAAGGGGAGGACATATTTCAAACAGTCGAAATTTTTGTTTGATTATTACAAAGACAAAGATGTCGTAGTGGCCAAAGTGAAGAGTGATCAGGAGGAGGATTGTTCTAACCCATATTATAAATATCTACTGAAAGCACAATCTGCATATGAGTATATGCAGCCTAAGTGCGAGAAGGACAATAAGAGTGAATGGTGTAAGGCATTTAAGACAATGTATGGACAATGTAAAGATCCGGGGAAGACGGTCCCAGAATGTGTAGTGGCAAATAAACCAGAAGAACCATGTAATAGTGGTCCCAAACCTGGAGCAGAAGCAAGTACATTACTCACCACAAGTGGAACCTCCCCCGGAAGTAACAGCACTATTACTGCTGTTGCCTCTTCTGCACTCGCCGTGATGGGAACAGCATTCATCACTCTCTTCCTGTACAGAGTAAATACAGTTACAGTAGAAATATGA
- a CDS encoding Kir protein has product MAPKDGPSIALPSEEMYDALEKGRKCHSGTEGQSKYTQVKTEVEGLLEVHTDITERVNVASKIVKNYCDACMATNTRKRGHYFEPCYLFYYWLSKEMKSRKNTSSDFYEVMEKIYQKLKDFPCNNRCSTIYRPRSNTHFDESKTLFDFGYNYESLQLRKRPATNGNLCWPQYKEHRDAAKTAHEQMVGICGGDETKCPQFMSAYKQYFQNGQQEPPPLKCNSTNEVQAETESEGTHTSSSSEVKEDSEDDENEDDLLEEGEVEEEGVLGVEELKNLPSYAQYYEKFEQGWNNCNDNGSGWPNQTEVKLVGGNANIQEDDAKKIVGALCYVDSMKSVPEANNKYCDFLYFWVGDMLWKKFTDGGSFLQAMKAVKKAMKDSYNYHKCSFKFSSKRSKFFKYSKYLSDYYENRDFIGTKLKSGEEHCGNAYYEYLLRAQLAYDYVKNKCPNGNENGWCKEFEKMYGECKNQGSTAPQCKVTHEPEHSCRSRFKPGAGKSAFHTAEGISPVETYHGSNSTITAVASSALAVLGTAFITLFLYRVNAVTVEILVREFINIFLVLKNEK; this is encoded by the exons atggcgccgaag GACGGTCCTTCGATTGCTTTGCCCTCAGAGGAGATGTATGATGCATTagaaaaaggcagaaaatGTCACTCAGGGACGGAGGGGCAGAGTAAGTACACACAAGTGAAAACAGAAGTAGAGGGTCTATTAGAAGTGCATACAGATATTACTGAGCGCGTGAACGTAGCCagtaaaattgtaaaaaactATTGTGACGCATGTATGGCGACAAACACAAGAAAGAGAGGCCACTACTTCGAACCGTGCTATttgttctattattggttaagTAAGGAAATgaagagcagaaaaaatactTCCTCTGATTTTTATGAAGTCATGGAGAAAATTTATCAGAAACTGAAGGATTTCCCATGTAATAATAGGTGCAGTACTATATACCGTCCCAGGAGTAATACTCACTTTGATGAAAGTAAAACACTATTCGATTTCGGCTATAACTATGAGTCTCTACAACTGCGAAAGCGGCCGGCAACTAATGGAAACCTTTGTTGGCCACAGTATAAGGAACACAGGGATGCTGCTAAAACAGCTCATGAACAGATGGTTGGTATTTGTGGTGGTGATGAAACAAAGTGTCCGCAATTTATGAGTGCATATAAGCAATATTTTCAAAACGGGCAGCAGGAACCGCCACCGTTAAAATGCAATTCAACAAACGAAGTGCAGGCCGAAACAGAATCAGAAGGCACACatacttcctcctcttcagaagtgaaggaagactCCGAAGACGACGAGAACGAGGACGACCTCCTCgaggaaggggaagtggaggaggaaggagtaTTGGGG GTGGAAGAATTGAAGAACTTACCTTCATATGCACAATATTATGAGAAATTCGAGCAAGGCTGGAATAACTGTAATGATAATGGTAGCGGGTGGCCGAATCAAACAGAAGTTAAATTAGTAGGGGGAAATGCGAATATTCAGGAAGACgatgccaaaaaaattgtaggAGCATTATGTTACGTGGACAGCATGAAAAGCGTCCCTGAGGctaataataaatattgcgatttcttatatttctgGGTAGGAGATAtgttatggaaaaaatttacggaTGGTGGATCATTCCTTCAAGCTATGAAAGCAGTTAAAAAAGCAATGAAGGACAGCTACAATTACCATAAGTGCTCGTTCAAATTTTCAAGTAAACggagtaaatttttcaaatactCGAAATATTTGTCCGATTATTATGAGAACAGAGATTTCATAGGGACAAAATTAAAGAGTGGAGAGGAGCATTGTGGTAATGCGTACTACGAGTACTTACTGAGAGCACAATTAGCCTATGattatgtgaaaaataagtGTCCAAATGGAAATGAGAATGGCTGGTGTAAGgagtttgaaaaaatgtatggaGAATGTAAGAATCAGGGGAGCACGGCTCCACAGTGCAAAGTGACACATGAACCGGAACACTCATGTAGAAGCAGGTTCAAACCTGGAGCAGGAAAAAGTGCATTCCATACCGCAGAAGGGATCTCCCCTGTTGAAACCTACCACGGAAGTAACAGCACTATTACTGCTGTTGCCTCTTCTGCACTCGCCGTGCTGGGAACGGCATTCATCACTCTCTTCCTTTACAGAGTAAATGCAGTTACAGTAGAAATATTAGTAAGagaatttattaatattttccttgtacttaagaatgagaaatag